The Verrucomicrobiia bacterium genome includes a window with the following:
- a CDS encoding efflux transporter outer membrane subunit: protein MNSNDGRRAGALAATALIVGLAGCAVGPDYKRPSAAVPPAYASDTNSFGTNEWKIAEPRANLPKGKWWEIFQDAQLNGLEADAATSNQDLKAAVAVFEQARAFVDINRSGLFPHVAFAPSYTRERDSANRPINGISNGLPDTYNNFTVPLDASYEVDVWGRVRRTVEAARTAAQASADDVEATRLSIQAELATDYFTLRALDAELALLRSSVEVFQKSYDLTRNRRAGGVATDLDVAQAETVLKTTEAQLPVTLLERTKVEHALAVLTGRPASSFDLPEKTLTLAPPILPAGVPSELLERRPDIASAERRMASANANIGVAKAAFYPRIQLSGLAGYQSVSAGTAFDWPSHIWAFGPSVTFPLFEGGQLRAELKRTQAVYDEVVAQYRQNVLNAFAEVEDNLAGQRLLAVENEAEAAALQSAEKTLDIANNRYRAGLVTYLEVATAENAALDLQRTAVRLHGDQLVTTVALIKSLGGTWQVPPKQL, encoded by the coding sequence ATGAACAGCAATGACGGCAGGCGGGCCGGCGCGCTGGCAGCGACGGCATTGATCGTGGGTTTGGCGGGTTGCGCGGTGGGACCGGATTACAAACGTCCTTCGGCGGCAGTTCCCCCGGCTTACGCCAGCGACACGAATTCTTTCGGCACCAACGAATGGAAAATCGCGGAGCCGCGCGCGAATCTTCCCAAGGGCAAGTGGTGGGAAATTTTTCAGGACGCCCAGTTAAATGGGCTCGAAGCGGACGCCGCAACTTCCAACCAGGATTTGAAGGCAGCCGTCGCGGTCTTCGAGCAGGCGCGCGCGTTCGTGGACATCAATCGGTCGGGGCTTTTTCCGCACGTGGCCTTCGCGCCTTCCTACACACGCGAACGCGATTCCGCGAATCGCCCGATCAACGGCATCTCCAATGGTCTGCCGGACACTTACAACAATTTCACTGTGCCGCTGGATGCCAGCTACGAAGTGGATGTGTGGGGACGCGTGCGGCGCACGGTGGAAGCCGCGCGCACGGCGGCGCAAGCCAGCGCGGACGATGTCGAAGCCACGCGGCTTTCCATCCAGGCGGAATTGGCCACGGATTATTTTACGCTGCGCGCGCTGGATGCCGAGTTGGCGTTGTTGCGCTCGAGTGTCGAGGTGTTTCAAAAATCGTACGACCTCACACGCAATCGCCGTGCGGGCGGTGTGGCGACCGACCTCGATGTTGCACAGGCGGAAACGGTTTTGAAAACAACCGAGGCGCAGTTGCCTGTGACCTTGCTTGAACGCACGAAAGTGGAACATGCCTTGGCGGTTCTTACCGGCCGTCCGGCTTCCTCGTTTGATTTGCCGGAGAAAACCCTGACTCTCGCTCCGCCGATTTTGCCTGCCGGTGTGCCTTCGGAATTGCTCGAACGCCGTCCAGACATCGCTTCGGCGGAACGGCGCATGGCTTCGGCGAACGCGAATATCGGTGTGGCGAAAGCGGCATTTTATCCGCGCATCCAGTTGAGCGGGCTGGCGGGTTACCAAAGTGTCAGCGCGGGCACGGCGTTCGATTGGCCGAGTCATATCTGGGCGTTCGGCCCATCGGTGACGTTTCCACTTTTTGAAGGCGGACAGTTGCGCGCGGAATTAAAACGGACTCAAGCGGTCTATGACGAAGTTGTCGCGCAATATCGTCAAAATGTTTTGAATGCCTTTGCCGAAGTGGAAGACAACCTCGCCGGCCAGCGCTTGCTTGCTGTGGAAAACGAAGCTGAAGCCGCCGCACTTCAATCTGCCGAAAAGACTTTGGACATCGCCAACAACCGTTACCGCGCCGGCTTGGTGACTTATCTCGAAGTGGCCACGGCGGAAAACGCCGCGCTCGATCTCCAACGCACCGCTGTCCGCCTTCACGGTGATCAACTGGTCACGACCGTGGCTTTGATCAAATCCCTCGGCGGCACCTGGCAAGTCCCGCCAAAACAGCTTTAA
- a CDS encoding efflux RND transporter periplasmic adaptor subunit — translation MNSLERKATPVMESPLPAPSNGDRTAHSPSSSPKLGRWMIGIIILLLALVVAGLVPRWLHTQALAKETVELATPTVQVVSAAPGAAVSTLKLPAEVQAFVAAPIYARANGYVKHWYVDIGTAVEAGKLLADIDTPELDQQLTGARAELVQAQAAESLAQITADRWTELMKTSSVSAQEDAEKQGDLKLKIAAVDTAKANVERLADLQSFSHVTAPFNGTITTRDIDVGDLIMPGKELFRLAETSKLRVFVRVPQSATPGIATGVDAELTVPELPGRTFTAKVVRTAGAIDASSRTLLVELEVNNPKNEIFAGSYAEVSFPDVKQAPSLVLPANTLLFRDAMQVGVVGANNKVELRNVGIGRDFGKTVEIVSGITAQDKIIINPVDSLTSGITVRVAETPVAEKAQ, via the coding sequence ATGAACTCACTGGAACGCAAAGCAACTCCTGTCATGGAATCACCCCTGCCCGCCCCGTCGAATGGTGACCGCACCGCGCATTCGCCATCGTCTTCGCCAAAACTTGGCCGCTGGATGATCGGCATCATCATTTTATTATTGGCGCTGGTCGTCGCCGGGCTCGTCCCACGCTGGCTGCACACGCAAGCGCTGGCCAAGGAAACCGTGGAACTGGCCACGCCGACGGTGCAGGTTGTCTCAGCCGCGCCGGGTGCCGCTGTGTCCACGCTTAAGCTTCCCGCCGAAGTCCAGGCGTTCGTGGCCGCGCCGATTTACGCGCGCGCCAATGGCTACGTGAAACATTGGTACGTGGACATTGGCACGGCGGTTGAAGCGGGCAAATTGCTGGCGGATATTGACACGCCGGAGTTGGATCAGCAGTTGACCGGCGCGCGGGCTGAACTCGTGCAGGCCCAGGCGGCCGAGTCGCTCGCGCAGATCACCGCCGATCGCTGGACGGAATTAATGAAGACTTCCAGCGTGAGCGCGCAGGAAGACGCCGAGAAACAGGGCGACTTGAAACTCAAGATCGCCGCCGTGGACACCGCCAAGGCCAATGTGGAACGGCTCGCGGATTTGCAATCTTTCAGCCACGTCACCGCGCCGTTCAACGGAACCATCACCACCCGTGATATTGACGTCGGCGATCTTATCATGCCGGGCAAGGAATTGTTTCGCCTCGCCGAGACCAGCAAATTGCGCGTGTTCGTTCGCGTGCCGCAATCGGCCACCCCTGGAATCGCCACCGGCGTGGACGCGGAATTGACCGTGCCGGAATTGCCGGGCCGCACCTTCACCGCCAAAGTGGTTCGCACCGCCGGGGCCATTGATGCCTCCTCGCGCACGCTGCTCGTCGAACTCGAAGTGAACAATCCGAAGAACGAAATCTTCGCCGGCAGTTACGCCGAAGTCAGTTTTCCTGACGTGAAACAAGCGCCGTCGCTGGTGCTGCCCGCGAACACCCTGCTCTTTCGCGATGCGATGCAAGTCGGCGTCGTCGGCGCGAACAACAAAGTGGAATTGCGCAACGTGGGCATCGGCCGCGATTTTGGCAAAACGGTTGAAATTGTTTCTGGCATCACGGCGCAGGACAAAATCATCATCAACCCCGTGGACTCGTTGACTTCCGGCATCACCGTGCGCGTGGCGGAAACACCCGTGGCGGAAAAGGCGCAATGA
- a CDS encoding efflux RND transporter permease subunit codes for MWIVRLALRRPYTFVVAALVLVLLTPFVLLRTPTDIFPAIDIPVVSIIWQYVGLDAGEIEKRIIYNHERTLTTTVNDIEHVESTSYNGVGIIKVFLQPGSSVDAGVAQITAVAQTILKQMPPGATPPLIIRYNASTVPILQYSITSKTLSEQELYDMTQNQVRVGLSTVRGAAIPWPYGGRARQVSVDLDLSALKSKGLSPQDVVNAISAQNLILPSGTAKIGPTEYDIELNSTTRQLDELNDLPIKTVNGATIYIHDVAHVRDGFAPQQNIVHMDGVRGALLTILKNGSASTLDVVKGIKATMPTMLKTLPLGLDVQEFADQSLFVRAAISGVMKEGIVAAALTAVMILLFIGSWRSTFIIALSIPLSVISSLIILGALGETINLMTLGGLALAVGILVDDATVEIENVHRQMSLGKPLQQAILDGAQEIALPAFVSTLCICIVFVPMFFLTGVGRYLFVPLAEAVVFAMLASYVLSRTLIPTLVMYFYRNFSYYEHHTQHGDHVEDAPGWKRPFMVIQDRFERGYARFQQGYRSLLEAIFERRVGFMILFLALCIASGLLVPFLGQDFFPNVDAGQIRLHLRARTGTRVEETASLVADIEDAIRKVIPKDELVGMLDNIGIPNSSIALSYSNNGLIGAGDSDILISLKQGHHHSTDGYVEKLRHDLNDEFPGTMFYFLPADIVSQTLSFGIPAPLNVQITGWDRAKSRQIAADLAEKMRKIPGAVDIRIQQPGDLPKLRFDIDRTKAQEIGLSEGDVANAVLLAVSGSGQVTPAYWLNTVYGIQYLINARAPERVLNSLTALNSLPVSGSGKGEQVLANVATMTRTNDSPVFSHYNAVPVVDIFGGVSGRDLGGVLRDLQPLLDQTRKSLPRGSQLILRGAAETMHSSFVGLGVGLVGAIGLVYLLLVVNFQSWLDPFIIICALPGALAGVIWGLFLTFTTMSVPALMGAIMCLGVATANAVLVVTFARNNLDQGMSPVQAALTAGAGRLRPVIMTALAMVIGMLPMSLGLGEGGEQNAPLGRAVIGGLFVATIATLFFVPVVFSLVHRHKKQPVTSPNGEALPHAEPLSA; via the coding sequence ATGTGGATTGTCCGATTAGCCTTGCGGCGGCCTTATACGTTTGTGGTGGCAGCATTGGTCCTGGTGTTGCTGACCCCGTTCGTGTTGTTGCGCACGCCCACCGATATTTTCCCCGCGATTGATATCCCGGTCGTCAGCATCATCTGGCAATACGTCGGCCTCGACGCCGGCGAAATTGAAAAGCGCATCATCTACAATCACGAGCGCACGCTGACCACGACGGTCAATGACATCGAACACGTCGAATCCACTTCCTACAACGGCGTGGGCATCATCAAGGTCTTTTTGCAGCCGGGTTCGTCCGTGGATGCCGGCGTCGCGCAAATCACCGCCGTCGCGCAAACCATTCTCAAGCAGATGCCGCCGGGCGCCACGCCGCCACTGATCATTCGCTATAACGCCTCGACTGTGCCAATCCTGCAATACAGCATCACCAGCAAGACACTTTCCGAGCAGGAACTTTACGACATGACGCAGAACCAGGTGCGCGTCGGTTTGTCCACGGTTCGCGGCGCGGCGATTCCCTGGCCGTATGGCGGTCGTGCGCGGCAGGTTTCGGTGGACTTGGATTTGTCCGCGCTCAAGTCGAAGGGGCTTTCGCCGCAGGATGTCGTTAATGCCATCAGCGCGCAGAATTTGATTCTGCCCAGTGGCACCGCGAAAATCGGGCCGACGGAATATGACATCGAATTGAATTCCACCACGCGCCAACTGGACGAACTGAATGACCTGCCGATCAAGACGGTGAATGGCGCAACGATCTATATCCATGACGTCGCCCACGTGCGCGACGGTTTTGCCCCGCAACAAAATATCGTTCACATGGATGGTGTGCGCGGCGCGTTGCTGACGATTCTCAAGAATGGGTCTGCTTCAACCCTCGACGTGGTGAAGGGTATCAAGGCGACCATGCCAACTATGTTGAAGACGCTTCCACTCGGTCTGGACGTGCAGGAATTTGCCGATCAATCGCTCTTCGTGCGCGCGGCCATCAGCGGCGTGATGAAGGAAGGCATTGTCGCCGCTGCCTTGACGGCGGTCATGATTCTATTGTTCATCGGCTCGTGGCGCAGCACGTTCATCATAGCGCTCTCGATTCCGCTTTCGGTCATCAGTTCACTGATCATCCTCGGCGCGCTCGGTGAAACGATCAATCTGATGACCCTCGGCGGTTTGGCGCTTGCGGTGGGTATTCTCGTGGACGACGCCACGGTGGAAATCGAAAATGTGCATCGCCAGATGTCGCTCGGCAAGCCGCTGCAACAGGCCATCCTTGACGGCGCGCAGGAAATTGCGCTGCCGGCTTTCGTCTCCACACTTTGTATTTGCATCGTGTTCGTGCCGATGTTTTTCCTCACGGGCGTGGGCCGCTATCTGTTCGTGCCGCTGGCCGAGGCGGTGGTTTTCGCGATGCTTGCGAGTTACGTTCTCTCCCGCACGCTGATTCCGACGCTGGTGATGTATTTCTACCGGAATTTTTCCTATTACGAACATCATACCCAGCACGGCGATCATGTCGAAGACGCACCCGGGTGGAAGCGTCCGTTCATGGTCATTCAGGACCGCTTCGAGCGCGGGTATGCACGTTTTCAGCAAGGTTATCGCAGCCTGCTCGAGGCGATCTTTGAGCGGCGCGTGGGTTTCATGATTTTGTTTTTGGCATTGTGCATTGCGTCCGGTTTGCTGGTTCCGTTTCTCGGTCAGGACTTTTTCCCGAACGTGGATGCTGGGCAAATTCGTTTGCACTTGCGAGCACGCACGGGAACCCGCGTCGAAGAAACGGCCAGCCTCGTGGCGGACATCGAAGATGCCATCCGCAAAGTCATTCCCAAGGATGAACTGGTCGGCATGCTCGACAACATCGGCATTCCCAACTCCTCCATCGCGCTTAGTTACAGCAATAACGGCCTCATCGGCGCGGGCGATTCCGACATCCTGATTTCCTTGAAACAGGGTCATCATCATTCCACCGATGGCTATGTGGAAAAATTGCGGCATGACCTGAACGACGAATTTCCCGGCACGATGTTTTATTTCCTTCCGGCAGACATCGTCAGCCAGACGTTGAGCTTCGGCATTCCCGCGCCGTTGAATGTGCAGATCACCGGCTGGGACCGCGCCAAGAGCCGGCAGATTGCCGCCGACCTTGCCGAAAAAATGCGCAAGATTCCCGGAGCGGTGGACATCCGCATCCAGCAACCCGGCGACTTGCCCAAGTTGCGCTTTGACATTGACCGCACCAAGGCCCAGGAGATCGGCCTTTCGGAAGGCGACGTGGCGAACGCGGTGCTGCTGGCCGTCAGCGGCAGCGGCCAGGTCACGCCCGCTTACTGGCTGAACACCGTCTATGGCATTCAATATTTGATCAATGCCCGCGCGCCGGAACGGGTGCTCAATTCTCTCACCGCGCTAAACTCTTTGCCCGTCAGCGGCAGTGGCAAAGGCGAACAAGTGCTGGCAAATGTCGCCACCATGACACGCACAAATGATTCTCCCGTATTCTCGCATTACAACGCCGTGCCGGTCGTGGATATTTTCGGCGGCGTGAGTGGGCGTGATTTGGGCGGCGTATTGCGCGACCTTCAACCGCTGCTCGACCAGACGCGCAAGAGTTTGCCGCGCGGCAGCCAATTAATTTTGCGCGGCGCGGCGGAGACGATGCACTCAAGTTTCGTCGGACTGGGCGTCGGTTTGGTCGGCGCGATCGGACTGGTCTATTTGTTGCTGGTGGTGAATTTCCAAAGCTGGCTGGATCCGTTCATCATCATTTGCGCATTGCCCGGCGCGCTGGCGGGCGTTATCTGGGGATTGTTCCTCACCTTCACGACGATGAGCGTTCCCGCATTGATGGGCGCCATCATGTGCCTCGGCGTCGCCACCGCCAACGCCGTGCTCGTGGTGACGTTCGCGCGAAATAATCTGGATCAGGGCATGAGCCCGGTGCAAGCCGCGCTCACCGCCGGCGCGGGCCGCCTGCGCCCCGTCATCATGACCGCGCTCGCGATGGTCATCGGCATGCTGCCCATGAGCCTTGGCCTTGGCGAAGGCGGCGAGCAAAATGCGCCGCTTGGCCGAGCGGTCATCGGCGGTTTGTTCGTGGCCACGATTGCCACCTTGTTTTTCGTGCCGGTTGTTTTCAGCCTGGTCCACCGCCACAAGAAACAACCCGTCACCAGCCCGAACGGCGAAGCGCTGCCACACGCCGAACCTCTTTCTGCATAA